Proteins from a genomic interval of Catenulispora sp. EB89:
- a CDS encoding M20 family metallopeptidase has translation MTAADNLGTGPAAATERAVSRLAELVGHETPSGYAAGLHACYDLLTSWAPAGLGTPHRMMRDEVPHLFWPKRSGAPGGVLLLCHADTVWPLGTLAERPFARQNGRLTGPGAFDMKAGLVIGWEALALAADSGGLEHVSVLVTGDEETGSPTSRALVESAAADCSAVLVLEPGEGDAAKVARKGVGLYRIAVQGRASHAGLEPEAGVNALIELASQVLAVAGLGDSGAGTTVTPTVASAGTTTNTVPEAAAFNVDVRAWQLTELQRVDAALHALVPRHPEARLEVSGGINRAPLEQAMSADLLDLAQEVSRERGLPSLGAALVGGGSDGNFTAGLGIPTLDGLGPRGAGAHARHEWVAEESLLERAALVAGLIEALR, from the coding sequence ATGACTGCTGCCGACAACCTGGGAACCGGTCCGGCGGCCGCCACCGAGCGTGCGGTGTCCCGGCTGGCCGAACTGGTCGGGCACGAGACTCCGTCCGGCTACGCCGCGGGCTTGCACGCGTGCTACGACCTGCTGACCTCTTGGGCTCCGGCGGGTTTGGGCACGCCGCACCGCATGATGCGGGACGAGGTCCCGCACCTGTTCTGGCCCAAGCGGTCCGGGGCGCCCGGGGGTGTGCTGCTGCTGTGCCATGCCGACACCGTCTGGCCGTTGGGGACGCTGGCTGAACGTCCCTTCGCTCGCCAGAACGGCCGCCTGACCGGGCCTGGCGCCTTCGATATGAAGGCCGGTCTGGTGATCGGGTGGGAGGCGCTTGCTCTGGCCGCCGATAGTGGGGGTCTGGAGCATGTCAGTGTCCTGGTGACCGGGGACGAGGAGACCGGGTCGCCTACGTCTCGCGCGCTGGTCGAATCCGCTGCTGCGGACTGCTCGGCCGTGTTGGTGCTGGAGCCCGGTGAAGGTGACGCCGCCAAGGTCGCGCGCAAGGGCGTGGGCTTGTACCGGATCGCCGTGCAGGGCCGCGCCTCGCATGCCGGACTTGAGCCGGAGGCCGGTGTCAACGCTCTGATCGAGCTGGCGAGCCAGGTGCTTGCTGTGGCCGGGCTCGGCGACAGCGGCGCCGGCACGACTGTCACTCCCACCGTCGCTTCTGCGGGCACCACCACCAATACGGTGCCCGAGGCGGCCGCTTTCAACGTCGATGTGCGCGCCTGGCAGCTGACCGAGCTGCAGCGTGTCGACGCCGCGTTGCACGCGCTTGTGCCTCGGCACCCCGAGGCTCGTCTGGAGGTGTCCGGCGGTATCAACCGGGCGCCGCTGGAGCAGGCCATGTCCGCCGATCTGCTGGACCTGGCACAGGAGGTATCCCGCGAGCGAGGCCTGCCGTCGTTGGGCGCGGCGCTCGTCGGCGGCGGATCGGACGGCAACTTCACCGCCGGTCTGGGGATCCCGACGCTTGACGGCCTCGGCCCTCGCGGTGCCGGTGCTCATGCCCGCCACGAATGGGTCGCTGAGGAATCTCTGCTCGAACGCGCGGCTCTGGTCGCCGGGCTGATCGAAGCCCTGCGCTGA
- a CDS encoding ABC transporter permease has translation MTETKIDTGIDAGAAKKTDSNREPSQARIALRRFARHKVAVAGLVVLAALTVGCFGAGLLAPYPHNAQDLLLGAAPPSGAHLLGTDELGRDYLSEVMYAGQVSLAIGLGVGVLSTALGTLLGAVAGYFGGWVDEVLMRVTDLFLIVPAIALLALAIQGLGSSPPTIVLVLAGIGWTSIARVVRAQVLSLREKEYIDAARVLGVPTRRILWRHLLPNLTGVIVVNVSLAVAASVILESTLSFLGFGVQPPRSSWGTMLSQASGMVGTSHSYLLYAPGLAILATVLAVNFVGDGLRDALDPQGRQ, from the coding sequence ATGACCGAGACCAAGATCGACACCGGGATCGACGCCGGGGCTGCGAAAAAGACCGACAGCAACCGCGAGCCCAGCCAGGCGCGAATCGCCCTGCGCCGCTTCGCCCGCCACAAGGTCGCCGTCGCCGGCCTGGTCGTCCTGGCGGCTCTGACCGTCGGCTGCTTCGGCGCCGGCCTGCTCGCGCCCTACCCGCACAACGCCCAGGACCTGCTCCTCGGCGCCGCCCCGCCGTCCGGCGCGCACCTGCTCGGCACCGACGAGCTCGGCCGCGACTACCTCTCCGAGGTCATGTACGCCGGGCAGGTGTCCCTGGCCATCGGCCTCGGCGTGGGCGTGCTGTCCACGGCGCTCGGCACGCTGCTCGGCGCCGTCGCCGGCTACTTCGGCGGCTGGGTCGACGAAGTGCTCATGCGCGTGACCGACCTGTTCCTCATCGTGCCCGCGATCGCGTTGCTGGCCCTGGCGATCCAGGGCCTGGGCTCCTCCCCGCCGACCATCGTCCTGGTGCTGGCGGGCATCGGCTGGACCAGCATCGCCCGCGTGGTGCGTGCCCAGGTGCTCAGCCTGCGCGAGAAGGAGTACATCGACGCGGCCAGGGTCCTCGGCGTCCCGACCCGGCGCATCCTGTGGCGGCACCTGCTGCCCAACCTGACCGGCGTGATCGTCGTCAACGTCTCGCTGGCGGTGGCCGCCTCGGTGATCCTGGAATCGACGCTGAGCTTCCTCGGCTTCGGCGTCCAGCCGCCCCGCTCCAGCTGGGGCACCATGCTCAGCCAGGCCTCCGGCATGGTCGGCACCTCCCACTCCTACCTGCTCTACGCGCCGGGCCTGGCGATCCTGGCCACGGTGCTGGCGGTGAACTTCGTCGGCGACGGGTTGCGCGACGCCCTGGATCCGCAAG
- a CDS encoding ABC transporter permease, protein MLTFVARRLATSVPVVIIASFLLFWAVRATFDPLAKLRQSHDPTALPRETARLGLNRPVPVQYLRWMKAFVTGDWGTSTRTGGAVSTMIGSALATTAQLVVWGVLFAAVLALAVGLYSASRQYSVGDYGFTALSYLGIAMPAFWVGLILIQALAIWPQQQFGMADPPLYFIGLHSPGSRGVNLDYLRHLVLPVLTMTVGLVAGWSRFSRAALVESLGSDYVRTARAKGVPRRRILIRHALRNSLAPFVTVVAMDAALLVGGLVVTEQIYSIPGMGRLFLDSMMAGDVFTLVPWMLVIALAMILFNLLADAAYALLDPRVNLR, encoded by the coding sequence ATGCTGACCTTCGTGGCCCGCCGCCTGGCCACCTCCGTGCCCGTCGTGATCATCGCCTCCTTCCTGCTCTTCTGGGCGGTGCGCGCCACCTTCGACCCGCTGGCCAAGCTCCGCCAGTCCCACGACCCGACCGCCCTGCCGCGCGAGACCGCGCGGCTGGGCCTGAACCGGCCGGTCCCGGTGCAGTACCTGCGCTGGATGAAGGCGTTCGTTACCGGCGACTGGGGCACCAGCACCCGCACCGGCGGCGCCGTCTCCACCATGATCGGGTCGGCGCTCGCCACGACCGCGCAGCTGGTGGTCTGGGGCGTGCTGTTCGCGGCGGTGCTGGCGCTGGCCGTCGGGCTGTACTCCGCCTCGCGGCAGTACTCGGTCGGCGACTACGGCTTCACCGCGCTGTCGTATCTGGGTATCGCGATGCCCGCGTTCTGGGTCGGCCTGATCCTCATCCAGGCCCTGGCGATCTGGCCGCAGCAGCAGTTCGGCATGGCCGACCCGCCGCTCTACTTCATCGGCCTGCACTCGCCCGGCTCCCGCGGCGTGAACCTCGACTACCTGCGGCACCTCGTGCTGCCGGTGCTGACCATGACCGTCGGGCTGGTGGCCGGGTGGTCGCGCTTCAGCCGGGCGGCGCTGGTGGAGTCGCTGGGTTCGGACTATGTGCGCACGGCCCGGGCCAAGGGCGTGCCGCGTCGACGGATCCTGATCCGGCACGCGCTGCGCAACTCCCTCGCCCCCTTCGTGACCGTGGTGGCCATGGACGCCGCGCTCCTGGTCGGCGGCCTGGTGGTCACCGAGCAGATCTACTCCATCCCCGGCATGGGCCGGCTGTTCCTGGACTCGATGATGGCCGGCGACGTCTTCACCCTCGTGCCCTGGATGCTGGTCATCGCGCTCGCCATGATCCTCTTCAATCTCCTGGCGGACGCCGCGTACGCCCTGTTGGACCCCCGGGTGAATCTGCGATGA
- a CDS encoding ABC transporter substrate-binding protein: protein MVAGLSLSLVLAGCGGGSANPSAGSAVRTQTAAPVAVRQGGSLVIGAEQEPDCADWLGTCSGAVWGEYIMKNETIPQVFTVAKQGADWVPAASPLMAGEPTITGDAQPKITYRLNPKAVWSDGQPITSADLKYTALQVRDGQDIFDKTGYSLITSIDTPDPQTAVVTLSKSFGNWKMLFSGDYGVLPSHLLAGKDRDAVMKNGYSFSGGPWKIEQWVRGSSVTLVPNDKYWGPKPHLDKVTFQFTADTAAAFQAFRSGQLDALYPSPQLDVIDQIKAGLPNADIQTDAQSGNLEALWMNNARFPFDSTAVRQAVAYAIDRQALVTRLYGPLGSTSPAQSFNSPMLSRYAGTDFSVYHLDLAKVTALMTGAGWAKNADGIWAKDGRPAAFTITSLSGNKRRELIEQVLQAQLKQAGFTLTIKNSTAAEIFSKTAPAGDFDLGLWTIVDTFPAPTLDASFASQNIPGPSNGQAGINFIRSNYPQLDQLLGKVANTTDETARRQASLGADTFIANNVVSLPISAVPNVLLWNKRVGGPISINPSEGPWWNLAEWGLVS from the coding sequence GTGGTCGCAGGCCTTTCCCTGTCCCTGGTCCTGGCCGGCTGCGGCGGTGGCTCCGCGAACCCGTCGGCCGGGTCGGCGGTGCGTACCCAGACCGCGGCTCCCGTGGCCGTGCGCCAGGGCGGCAGCCTGGTCATCGGCGCCGAGCAGGAACCGGACTGCGCGGACTGGCTGGGCACGTGCAGTGGCGCCGTGTGGGGCGAGTACATCATGAAGAACGAGACGATCCCGCAGGTGTTCACGGTCGCCAAGCAGGGCGCCGACTGGGTGCCGGCGGCCTCGCCGCTGATGGCCGGCGAGCCGACGATCACCGGGGACGCGCAGCCGAAGATCACCTACCGGCTGAACCCGAAGGCGGTCTGGTCCGACGGCCAGCCGATCACCTCCGCCGACCTGAAGTACACGGCGCTGCAGGTGCGCGACGGCCAGGACATCTTCGACAAGACCGGGTACAGCCTCATCACCTCGATCGACACCCCGGATCCGCAGACCGCTGTCGTGACGCTCAGCAAGTCGTTCGGCAACTGGAAGATGCTGTTCAGCGGCGACTACGGGGTGCTGCCGTCGCATCTGCTGGCCGGCAAGGACCGGGACGCGGTGATGAAGAACGGGTACAGCTTCAGCGGCGGGCCGTGGAAGATCGAGCAGTGGGTGCGGGGGAGCAGCGTCACCCTGGTGCCCAACGACAAGTACTGGGGTCCCAAGCCGCATCTGGACAAGGTGACGTTCCAGTTCACCGCCGACACGGCCGCGGCCTTCCAGGCGTTCCGCTCCGGGCAGCTGGACGCGCTGTACCCGTCGCCGCAGCTGGACGTCATCGACCAGATCAAGGCCGGCCTGCCGAACGCGGACATCCAGACCGACGCGCAGTCGGGGAACCTGGAGGCGCTGTGGATGAACAACGCCCGGTTCCCGTTCGACTCCACGGCGGTGCGCCAGGCCGTGGCGTACGCCATCGACCGCCAGGCGCTGGTGACGCGGCTGTACGGGCCGCTGGGCTCGACGAGCCCGGCACAGAGCTTCAACTCCCCGATGCTGTCCCGCTACGCCGGCACCGACTTCTCGGTCTACCACCTGGACCTGGCGAAGGTCACGGCCCTGATGACCGGCGCGGGCTGGGCCAAGAACGCCGACGGCATCTGGGCCAAGGACGGCCGCCCGGCGGCGTTCACCATCACCTCGCTGTCCGGCAACAAGCGCCGCGAACTGATCGAGCAGGTACTCCAGGCCCAGCTGAAGCAGGCCGGGTTCACCCTGACCATCAAGAACAGCACCGCCGCCGAGATCTTCAGCAAGACCGCCCCGGCCGGCGACTTCGACCTGGGCCTGTGGACCATCGTGGACACCTTCCCGGCCCCGACCCTGGACGCCAGCTTCGCCTCGCAGAACATCCCGGGCCCGTCGAACGGCCAGGCCGGCATCAACTTCATCCGGTCGAACTACCCGCAGCTCGATCAGCTGCTCGGCAAGGTCGCGAACACCACCGACGAGACCGCCCGCCGCCAGGCGTCGCTGGGAGCCGACACGTTCATCGCGAACAACGTGGTGTCGCTGCCGATCAGCGCGGTGCCGAACGTGCTGCTGTGGAACAAGCGGGTCGGCGGGCCGATCAGCATCAATCCTTCGGAGGGGCCTTGGTGGAACCTCGCGGAGTGGGGGCTGGTTTCGTGA